A single region of the Salvia miltiorrhiza cultivar Shanhuang (shh) chromosome 8, IMPLAD_Smil_shh, whole genome shotgun sequence genome encodes:
- the LOC130996935 gene encoding probable E3 ubiquitin-protein ligase LUL4 isoform X1, producing MGLSWSKRRRHENQQAPPPPLPLPPPPPTFSSSNPPPPPTPPPPQQPSPPPAPPPSSCNPATTSYAFAANAPHSAAPYPALLPPPYAPPPPPPYNYSYNFSGYYSRPVHMMGHHNYRPYYVPQISGWGPSAAPLPQLPPLQPAPYVDHQSAKKVKNDVNVHKDTIRLQLDDLSPDCHLVTFTFDALVDGRITIFYFAKEGENCKFSPVYPEIVPVKIPFQKGLGQKFCQPSGTGVDLGFFDTDDLSKPVPEEDIYPLVIIAESCQASTPVDEGSKDEVLNASPHAQITQAVLQKKGDGSFQAKVIKQILAIDGARYELREIFGISDSGEASISNVESGKECIICLTEDKNTAVLPCRHMCLCSDCAKELRVQSNKCPVCRQPIQELLEIKVDEADESDSTVERLQLGEKPKVKQWMMID from the exons ATGGGCCTCTCCTGGAGCAAAAGGCGCCGCCACGAGAATCAGCAAGCCCCACCCCCACCACTACCACTTCCCCCACCCCCTCCCACCTTCTCCTCGTCAAACCCCCCTCCGCCACCAACTCCACCGCCCCCACAACAACCATCGCCGCCCCCGGCCCCGCCCCCCAGCAGCTGCAATCCAGCCACAACCAGCTATGCTTTCGCGGCCAACGCCCCTCATTCAGCCGCCCCCTATCCCGCGCTTCTTCCGCCCCCTTACGCCCCTCCCCCGCCGCCGCCTTACAACTACAGCTACAACTTCTCCGGCTACTACTCGAGGCCCGTCCATATGATGGGCCACCACAACTACCGCCCCTATTACGTCCCCCAGATCAGCGGCTGGGGCCCCTCCGCCGCACCCCTCCCGCAACTGCCGCCTCTGCAGCCCGCTCCCTATGTGGATCACCAGAGCGCCAAGAAGGTCAAAAACGATGTCAATGTTCACAAAGACACCATTAGGCTTCAATTGGATGATCTCTCTCCTGATTGCCACTTGGTTACCTTCACTTTTGATGCCTTGGTTGATGGAAG AATTACTATCTTCTATTTTGCCAAGGAGGGAGAGAACTGTAAATTCTCTCCAGTTTATCCAGAGATCGTGCCAGTTAAAATCCCATTTCAGAAAGGACTAGGACAGAAATTCTGCCAACCTTCTGGAACTGGCGTGGACTTAGGCTTCTTTGATACCGATGACCTGTCAAAGCCTGTTCCAGAAGAAGATATCTACCCTCTTGTAATTATAGCAGAGTCATGTCAAGCATCGACACCTGTGGATGAGGGTTCAAAAGATGAAGTGCTAAATGCATCTCCTCATGCTCAGATCACTCAGGCTGTCTTACAAAAGAAGGGTGACGGGAGTTTTCAAGCGAAAGTGATAAAGCAGATTTTGGCAATTGATGGCGCACGCTATGAGTTGCGTGAGATTTTTGGGATAAGTGATTCAGGTGAAGCTTCAATCAGCAACGTGGAATCGGGAAAAGAATGTATCATTTGTTTGACTGAGGACAAGAACACGGCTGTCTTGCCCTGTAGGCACATG TGTTTGTGCAGCGACTGCGCCAAAGAGTTGAGGGTCCAATCAAACAAGTGTCCCGTATGCCGGCAGCCCATCCAGGAGCTTCTGGAGATCAAGGTCGATGAAG CAGACGAATCTGATTCTACTGTTGAAAGACTGCAACTTGGAGAGAAGCCAAAAGTAAAACAATGGATGATGATCGACTGA
- the LOC130996935 gene encoding probable E3 ubiquitin-protein ligase LUL4 isoform X2, which translates to MGLSWSKRRRHENQQAPPPPLPLPPPPPTFSSSNPPPPPTPPPPQQPSPPPAPPPSSCNPATTSYAFAANAPHSAAPYPALLPPPYAPPPPPPYNYSYNFSGYYSRPVHMMGHHNYRPYYVPQISGWGPSAAPLPQLPPLQPAPYVDHQSAKKVKNDVNVHKDTIRLQLDDLSPDCHLVTFTFDALVDGRITIFYFAKEGENCKFSPVYPEIVPVKIPFQKGLGQKFCQPSGTGVDLGFFDTDDLSKPVPEEDIYPLVIIAESCQASTPVDEGSKDEVLNASPHAQITQAVLQKKGDGSFQAKVIKQILAIDGARYELREIFGISDSGEASISNVESGKECIICLTEDKNTAVLPCRHMCLCSDCAKELRVQSNKCPVCRQPIQELLEIKVDEVAAETAEIC; encoded by the exons ATGGGCCTCTCCTGGAGCAAAAGGCGCCGCCACGAGAATCAGCAAGCCCCACCCCCACCACTACCACTTCCCCCACCCCCTCCCACCTTCTCCTCGTCAAACCCCCCTCCGCCACCAACTCCACCGCCCCCACAACAACCATCGCCGCCCCCGGCCCCGCCCCCCAGCAGCTGCAATCCAGCCACAACCAGCTATGCTTTCGCGGCCAACGCCCCTCATTCAGCCGCCCCCTATCCCGCGCTTCTTCCGCCCCCTTACGCCCCTCCCCCGCCGCCGCCTTACAACTACAGCTACAACTTCTCCGGCTACTACTCGAGGCCCGTCCATATGATGGGCCACCACAACTACCGCCCCTATTACGTCCCCCAGATCAGCGGCTGGGGCCCCTCCGCCGCACCCCTCCCGCAACTGCCGCCTCTGCAGCCCGCTCCCTATGTGGATCACCAGAGCGCCAAGAAGGTCAAAAACGATGTCAATGTTCACAAAGACACCATTAGGCTTCAATTGGATGATCTCTCTCCTGATTGCCACTTGGTTACCTTCACTTTTGATGCCTTGGTTGATGGAAG AATTACTATCTTCTATTTTGCCAAGGAGGGAGAGAACTGTAAATTCTCTCCAGTTTATCCAGAGATCGTGCCAGTTAAAATCCCATTTCAGAAAGGACTAGGACAGAAATTCTGCCAACCTTCTGGAACTGGCGTGGACTTAGGCTTCTTTGATACCGATGACCTGTCAAAGCCTGTTCCAGAAGAAGATATCTACCCTCTTGTAATTATAGCAGAGTCATGTCAAGCATCGACACCTGTGGATGAGGGTTCAAAAGATGAAGTGCTAAATGCATCTCCTCATGCTCAGATCACTCAGGCTGTCTTACAAAAGAAGGGTGACGGGAGTTTTCAAGCGAAAGTGATAAAGCAGATTTTGGCAATTGATGGCGCACGCTATGAGTTGCGTGAGATTTTTGGGATAAGTGATTCAGGTGAAGCTTCAATCAGCAACGTGGAATCGGGAAAAGAATGTATCATTTGTTTGACTGAGGACAAGAACACGGCTGTCTTGCCCTGTAGGCACATG TGTTTGTGCAGCGACTGCGCCAAAGAGTTGAGGGTCCAATCAAACAAGTGTCCCGTATGCCGGCAGCCCATCCAGGAGCTTCTGGAGATCAAGGTCGATGAAG TGGCCGCCGAAACTGCTGAAATTTGCTGA
- the LOC130996935 gene encoding probable E3 ubiquitin-protein ligase LUL4 isoform X3 translates to MGLSWSKRRRHENQQAPPPPLPLPPPPPTFSSSNPPPPPTPPPPQQPSPPPAPPPSSCNPATTSYAFAANAPHSAAPYPALLPPPYAPPPPPPYNYSYNFSGYYSRPVHMMGHHNYRPYYVPQISGWGPSAAPLPQLPPLQPAPYVDHQSAKKVKNDVNVHKDTIRLQLDDLSPDCHLVTFTFDALVDGRITIFYFAKEGENCKFSPVYPEIVPVKIPFQKGLGQKFCQPSGTGVDLGFFDTDDLSKPVPEEDIYPLVIIAESCQASTPVDEGSKDEVLNASPHAQITQAVLQKKGDGSFQAKVIKQILAIDGARYELREIFGISDSGEASISNVESGKECIICLTEDKNTAVLPCRHMCLCSDCAKELRVQSNKCPVCRQPIQELLEIKVDEEG, encoded by the exons ATGGGCCTCTCCTGGAGCAAAAGGCGCCGCCACGAGAATCAGCAAGCCCCACCCCCACCACTACCACTTCCCCCACCCCCTCCCACCTTCTCCTCGTCAAACCCCCCTCCGCCACCAACTCCACCGCCCCCACAACAACCATCGCCGCCCCCGGCCCCGCCCCCCAGCAGCTGCAATCCAGCCACAACCAGCTATGCTTTCGCGGCCAACGCCCCTCATTCAGCCGCCCCCTATCCCGCGCTTCTTCCGCCCCCTTACGCCCCTCCCCCGCCGCCGCCTTACAACTACAGCTACAACTTCTCCGGCTACTACTCGAGGCCCGTCCATATGATGGGCCACCACAACTACCGCCCCTATTACGTCCCCCAGATCAGCGGCTGGGGCCCCTCCGCCGCACCCCTCCCGCAACTGCCGCCTCTGCAGCCCGCTCCCTATGTGGATCACCAGAGCGCCAAGAAGGTCAAAAACGATGTCAATGTTCACAAAGACACCATTAGGCTTCAATTGGATGATCTCTCTCCTGATTGCCACTTGGTTACCTTCACTTTTGATGCCTTGGTTGATGGAAG AATTACTATCTTCTATTTTGCCAAGGAGGGAGAGAACTGTAAATTCTCTCCAGTTTATCCAGAGATCGTGCCAGTTAAAATCCCATTTCAGAAAGGACTAGGACAGAAATTCTGCCAACCTTCTGGAACTGGCGTGGACTTAGGCTTCTTTGATACCGATGACCTGTCAAAGCCTGTTCCAGAAGAAGATATCTACCCTCTTGTAATTATAGCAGAGTCATGTCAAGCATCGACACCTGTGGATGAGGGTTCAAAAGATGAAGTGCTAAATGCATCTCCTCATGCTCAGATCACTCAGGCTGTCTTACAAAAGAAGGGTGACGGGAGTTTTCAAGCGAAAGTGATAAAGCAGATTTTGGCAATTGATGGCGCACGCTATGAGTTGCGTGAGATTTTTGGGATAAGTGATTCAGGTGAAGCTTCAATCAGCAACGTGGAATCGGGAAAAGAATGTATCATTTGTTTGACTGAGGACAAGAACACGGCTGTCTTGCCCTGTAGGCACATG TGTTTGTGCAGCGACTGCGCCAAAGAGTTGAGGGTCCAATCAAACAAGTGTCCCGTATGCCGGCAGCCCATCCAGGAGCTTCTGGAGATCAAGGTCGATGAAG AGGGCTAA